The Armatimonadota bacterium genome window below encodes:
- a CDS encoding AAA family ATPase, with protein sequence MARRLVIPDPALVVLCGPAGSGKSTFARRHFRPTAVVSSDRCRAMISDDEANIRVSPDAFTLFHFIIDLRLRHRRLTVADSTALRREARRDLLALARRHQVPAVLVVFDVSEERAQTLNAHRPDRRVGRPVIREQWERLQEALRTVQAEGFDQVYILGEDEVGTVQVEVRASRPPDTASRQSDVPS encoded by the coding sequence GTGGCGCGGCGGCTGGTCATCCCGGATCCCGCACTGGTTGTCCTCTGCGGCCCAGCCGGCAGCGGCAAGTCCACGTTTGCCCGGCGGCACTTCCGCCCCACGGCTGTCGTCTCCTCGGACCGCTGCCGGGCCATGATCTCCGACGACGAGGCCAACATCCGGGTCTCGCCAGATGCGTTTACCCTCTTTCACTTCATCATCGACCTGCGGCTGCGGCACCGGCGATTGACTGTAGCCGACAGCACAGCCCTGCGCCGGGAAGCCCGCCGCGACCTGCTGGCCCTGGCCCGCCGCCACCAGGTCCCGGCAGTCCTGGTGGTCTTCGATGTCTCCGAGGAGCGGGCTCAGACCCTCAACGCCCACCGTCCTGACCGCCGGGTGGGCCGGCCAGTCATCCGGGAGCAGTGGGAGCGGCTGCAGGAGGCGCTGCGCACCGTGCAGGCCGAGGGGTTTGACCAGGTCTACATCCTGGGCGAGGATGAGGTGGGGACGGTGCAGGTGGAGGTGCGGGCGAGCCGGCCGCCGGATACCGCGTCCCGCCAGTCGGACGTCCCATCCTGA
- a CDS encoding Zn-ribbon domain-containing OB-fold protein — MGLREKITDTSRLRAWEGRIGIAFQYTAGAAGQRFLTLLRQRGRLAVTRCPECGTTYLPPRVYCPRDFQDLSDHWGEVAPRGVVHSFTLVHRDLHGQPVQPPRLFALVQIDGTDGVLLAPLDLDPAAVAIGQRVEAVLRPAAQRRGTIEDIVAFR; from the coding sequence ATGGGACTGCGGGAGAAGATCACCGACACCTCCCGGTTGCGGGCCTGGGAGGGGCGCATTGGCATCGCCTTTCAGTACACCGCCGGGGCGGCCGGACAGCGGTTCCTGACCTTGCTGCGCCAGCGCGGGCGTCTCGCGGTCACCCGCTGCCCCGAATGCGGCACCACCTATCTCCCGCCGCGGGTCTACTGCCCGCGGGACTTCCAGGACCTCTCCGACCACTGGGGGGAAGTCGCGCCCCGCGGCGTCGTGCACTCCTTCACCCTGGTGCACCGCGACCTGCACGGGCAGCCGGTGCAGCCACCCCGCCTCTTTGCCCTCGTGCAGATCGACGGCACCGACGGCGTCCTGCTGGCCCCGCTGGACCTGGATCCCGCAGCGGTGGCCATCGGGCAGCGGGTGGAGGCCGTACTGCGCCCTGCGGCCCAGCGGCGGGGGACGATCGAAGACATCGTCGCCTTTCGATGA
- a CDS encoding electron transfer flavoprotein subunit alpha/FixB family protein: MGGVCIVATALEGTLARTSLELVGGARALQPLGLQTSAALLGHGPGLAGAVAELHRHGVGIVYRCHHPLLSAGQSDAVLVALQPVVARAQPQVLLVAADTVGREVAPRLAARLRAALATECVQVGAADGAIVARRQVYGGRALATLVVRDYPAVLSVKPHALDVPTAAPVEGRMEDVEVSIDAEALPARVRQVLREQAELGLEEAQVVIGGGRGLGGPEGFALLRELAQLMGGAVGASRPPTDAGWVPASWQIGQTGKTIRPALYIAVGISGATQHIAGVSGSRTIVAINRDPEAPIFSVAHLGIVGDYREVVPALIARVKELKGV; the protein is encoded by the coding sequence ATGGGGGGAGTCTGCATCGTCGCCACAGCCCTGGAGGGGACCCTGGCCCGGACGAGCCTGGAGCTGGTGGGGGGCGCCCGGGCGCTGCAGCCGCTGGGCCTGCAGACCAGCGCCGCCCTGCTGGGCCACGGGCCGGGGCTGGCCGGCGCGGTAGCGGAGCTGCACCGTCACGGAGTGGGCATTGTATACCGCTGCCACCACCCGCTGCTTTCGGCCGGGCAGAGCGACGCCGTCCTGGTCGCCCTTCAGCCTGTGGTGGCCCGGGCGCAGCCGCAGGTCTTGCTGGTGGCCGCCGACACGGTGGGCCGGGAGGTGGCTCCGCGGCTGGCCGCCCGCCTGCGTGCCGCTCTGGCCACGGAGTGCGTACAGGTAGGGGCCGCAGACGGCGCCATCGTTGCCCGCCGCCAGGTCTACGGGGGGAGGGCGCTGGCGACGCTGGTCGTCCGGGACTACCCGGCGGTGCTGTCGGTGAAGCCTCACGCCCTGGACGTCCCAACAGCCGCACCGGTCGAGGGACGGATGGAGGATGTGGAGGTCTCCATCGACGCAGAGGCGCTCCCGGCGCGGGTGCGCCAGGTCCTGCGGGAACAGGCGGAGCTCGGCCTGGAGGAGGCGCAGGTGGTGATCGGCGGCGGGCGGGGCCTGGGCGGCCCGGAGGGGTTCGCCCTGCTACGGGAGCTGGCCCAGCTCATGGGCGGTGCGGTGGGCGCCTCCCGGCCGCCCACGGATGCCGGCTGGGTGCCGGCGAGCTGGCAGATCGGCCAGACTGGCAAGACCATCCGCCCGGCGCTCTACATCGCTGTGGGTATCTCCGGGGCCACCCAGCACATCGCCGGTGTGTCGGGCTCACGGACCATCGTGGCCATCAATCGTGACCCCGAGGCGCCCATTTTCTCGGTGGCCCACCTGGGGATCGTGGGGGACTACCGGGAGGTGGTCCCCGCCCTGATTGCCAGGGTGAAGGAGCTGAAAGGCGTGTAG
- a CDS encoding acyl-CoA dehydrogenase, with amino-acid sequence MDFALSEEHRLIQTTVREFAAKEIIPIAADLDHHPRFPAELIARAASLGLLGLTVPEEYGGAGLDGLANVIVQEELARASAGVQAIVTVQNSLVCDPILRFGTPEQRRRYLPRLASGEWLGCYCLTEPEAGSDAMALQTRAEWWDGRWLLNGRKLFVTNGLEAQLAIVYARSEPVPGARGISAFLVEKSFPGISVGRVEQKLGIKCSSTVEIVLEDCRVPAENLLGERGEGARVALSTLDGGRIGIAAQAVGIARACLEECVAYARTREQFGQPLKAFQAVQWALADMATRIDAARLLTYRAAWLRDRGERCTAEAAMAKLVASETAMWAAHRGVQLFGGYGYTQDYPVERYFRDAKITEIYEGTSEIQRLVISRHVLGRR; translated from the coding sequence ATGGACTTCGCCCTCAGCGAAGAGCACCGGCTCATTCAGACCACGGTCCGCGAGTTCGCGGCGAAGGAGATCATCCCCATTGCGGCGGACCTGGACCACCACCCCCGCTTTCCCGCCGAGCTCATCGCCCGGGCCGCCTCCCTGGGGCTGCTGGGGCTGACCGTTCCGGAGGAGTACGGTGGCGCGGGGCTGGACGGTCTGGCCAACGTCATCGTGCAGGAGGAGCTGGCGCGGGCCTCGGCAGGCGTACAGGCCATTGTCACGGTACAGAACTCCCTGGTCTGTGACCCCATCCTGCGCTTTGGCACGCCCGAGCAGAGACGCCGCTACCTGCCGCGGCTGGCCAGCGGTGAGTGGCTGGGCTGCTACTGCCTCACCGAACCGGAGGCGGGTTCCGACGCCATGGCCCTGCAGACCCGGGCCGAGTGGTGGGACGGCCGGTGGTTGCTCAACGGGCGCAAGCTCTTCGTCACCAACGGTCTGGAGGCGCAGCTGGCCATCGTCTACGCGCGCAGCGAGCCGGTGCCTGGGGCCCGCGGCATCTCCGCCTTCCTGGTGGAGAAGTCATTTCCCGGCATCTCCGTGGGCCGGGTGGAGCAGAAGCTGGGGATCAAGTGCTCCTCCACCGTGGAGATCGTCCTCGAGGACTGCCGCGTCCCCGCCGAGAACCTGCTGGGCGAGCGGGGAGAAGGGGCGCGGGTGGCCCTCTCCACCCTCGACGGGGGGCGTATCGGCATCGCCGCCCAGGCGGTGGGAATTGCCCGGGCCTGCCTGGAGGAGTGCGTGGCCTATGCCCGGACGCGGGAGCAGTTCGGCCAGCCGCTGAAAGCGTTCCAGGCCGTGCAGTGGGCGCTGGCGGATATGGCCACGCGCATCGACGCCGCCCGCCTGCTTACCTACCGCGCGGCCTGGCTGCGCGACCGCGGGGAGCGCTGCACGGCGGAGGCGGCCATGGCCAAGCTGGTGGCCTCGGAGACGGCCATGTGGGCGGCGCACCGGGGAGTGCAGCTCTTCGGCGGCTACGGCTACACCCAGGACTACCCGGTGGAGCGGTACTTCCGCGACGCCAAGATCACTGAGATCTACGAGGGGACGTCCGAGATTCAGCGCCTGGTGATCTCCCGCCACGTGCTGGGCCGGCGCTAG
- a CDS encoding electron transfer flavoprotein subunit beta/FixA family protein, whose product MEIIVCLKQVVDPELPARDFAIDPVTRRQVREGRPLVISTYDENALEVGLQLKDRLGGKVTALTLGPAATSGDAIRLALAMGADQAVVVDDPQAPVRLGAAKARLLAAAVRRLGRFDLVLCGCESADWVERVVGPLLAEALQAACVTFVSRIEQVNGTLLVRRLADEGFHLVEVRPPAVLAVTSDESNRPRLPKVKDIMTARRKPVHTWPVEEVASQAGMEGPLEVEVREVTLPERTARCEFLSGDPGEQAAALAQRLRELKLL is encoded by the coding sequence GTGGAGATCATCGTCTGTCTCAAGCAGGTCGTGGACCCGGAGCTGCCTGCGCGGGACTTCGCCATCGACCCGGTTACCCGGCGGCAGGTGCGGGAGGGCCGGCCGCTGGTCATCTCCACCTACGACGAGAATGCCCTGGAGGTAGGGCTGCAGCTCAAAGACCGCCTGGGCGGCAAGGTGACGGCGCTGACGCTGGGACCGGCCGCCACCTCGGGCGACGCCATCCGCCTGGCCCTGGCCATGGGAGCGGACCAAGCGGTGGTGGTGGACGACCCGCAGGCGCCGGTGCGGCTGGGTGCGGCCAAGGCACGTCTCCTGGCCGCGGCGGTGCGGCGCCTGGGCCGCTTCGACCTGGTGTTGTGCGGCTGCGAATCCGCGGACTGGGTGGAGCGGGTGGTCGGCCCGCTGCTGGCAGAGGCGCTGCAGGCGGCCTGCGTCACCTTCGTCTCCCGCATTGAGCAGGTGAACGGGACGCTGCTGGTGCGGCGGCTGGCGGACGAGGGCTTCCACCTGGTGGAGGTCCGCCCCCCGGCGGTGCTGGCGGTGACCAGCGACGAGAGCAATCGTCCCCGCCTGCCCAAGGTCAAGGACATCATGACGGCAAGGCGCAAGCCCGTGCACACCTGGCCGGTGGAGGAGGTTGCCTCCCAGGCGGGTATGGAGGGGCCTCTGGAGGTCGAGGTGCGCGAGGTGACGCTGCCGGAACGGACCGCTCGCTGCGAGTTCCTGTCGGGCGATCCCGGCGAGCAGGCCGCGGCGCTGGCGCAGCGGCTGCGGGAGCTGAAGCTGCTGTAG
- a CDS encoding thiolase domain-containing protein, with the protein MSRPSRRVAVVGAGLSLFVRRALETGKELAYYAASHALASSGLRRRDVQAVVMASAPDAFDGVHMKGEYLSDGAGGWRKPYFRAYVGGGSGVFSIISGWSLVASGLFDVALVVAEEKMSPTQPHPQAAFNSIFDHTIERPLGPNLLWIFALEQHRYMHTYGIRNEEIALVSVKNKRNALDHPAAQVAAAVTVEEVLASEVVAWPVHRLMVSPVSDGAAAIVLAAEEVAKRLTDRPVWVEGIGWALDTSYWGNRDLAYPRYVEDAARMAYRMAGISEPRRQIHVVEPYDPFAYKELHHLEGLLLAERGKAPEDLARGRFDRDGELPSCPSGGLLGVGNPIAAAGLMKICELYWQLRGEAGKRQVANSPRRGLAQAWGDLMQIGTVVVLGV; encoded by the coding sequence ATGAGTAGGCCGTCGCGCCGCGTGGCCGTGGTGGGAGCGGGTCTGTCCCTGTTCGTCCGCCGCGCGCTGGAGACGGGGAAGGAGCTGGCGTACTACGCGGCCAGCCACGCGCTGGCCTCCTCGGGCCTGCGCCGCCGGGACGTCCAGGCGGTGGTCATGGCCTCCGCGCCCGATGCCTTCGACGGCGTGCACATGAAAGGGGAGTACCTCTCGGATGGGGCCGGCGGGTGGCGCAAGCCGTATTTCCGCGCCTACGTCGGCGGGGGCTCGGGGGTCTTCAGCATCATCTCCGGCTGGTCGCTTGTGGCCTCGGGGCTGTTCGACGTGGCGCTGGTGGTGGCTGAGGAGAAGATGAGCCCTACCCAGCCCCACCCCCAGGCGGCGTTCAACTCCATCTTCGACCACACCATCGAGCGGCCGCTGGGGCCCAACCTCCTGTGGATCTTCGCCCTGGAGCAGCACCGTTACATGCACACCTACGGGATCCGCAACGAAGAGATCGCCCTGGTCTCGGTGAAGAACAAGCGCAACGCGCTGGACCACCCCGCCGCGCAGGTTGCCGCCGCCGTGACGGTGGAGGAGGTCCTGGCCAGCGAGGTGGTCGCCTGGCCGGTGCACCGCCTCATGGTCAGTCCGGTCTCCGACGGCGCGGCGGCCATCGTCCTGGCGGCGGAAGAAGTGGCCAAACGGCTGACGGACCGGCCGGTCTGGGTCGAAGGGATCGGCTGGGCCCTGGATACCTCCTACTGGGGGAACCGCGACCTGGCCTACCCCCGCTACGTGGAGGACGCGGCGCGCATGGCCTACCGGATGGCGGGAATCAGCGAGCCGCGGCGGCAGATCCACGTGGTCGAGCCCTACGACCCCTTTGCCTACAAGGAGCTACACCACCTGGAGGGACTGCTCCTGGCAGAGCGGGGGAAGGCTCCGGAAGACCTGGCCCGGGGCCGCTTCGACCGCGATGGGGAGCTGCCCTCCTGCCCGTCCGGCGGGCTGCTGGGCGTGGGCAATCCCATCGCCGCCGCAGGCCTGATGAAGATCTGCGAGCTGTACTGGCAGCTGCGCGGCGAGGCGGGGAAGCGGCAGGTGGCCAACAGCCCCCGCCGCGGGCTGGCCCAGGCGTGGGGAGATCTCATGCAGATCGGCACCGTGGTGGTGCTGGGAGTGTAA
- a CDS encoding (Fe-S)-binding protein, which translates to MYLLAFVALAIFAYGVVRHVRMWRRGRPTARLRPVGPRLVAVARHVLAHGRLLVDRVAGVYHLAFFWGFLVLFAGTTVVFIHQDLHLRIMQGPFYLYFQSATLDLMGLAATAGVAAALVVRYLLRPPRLRRGVLADAVILWLFALILVSGFLVEGLRIVGTADPWAAWSPAGNAVALLVRAVGMSQAAVRMGHAWMWWVHLILAMVFIAYIPFSKLFHLVLAPLNTYLQPLSNPAAVSLIDFERSERFGASAFTDLTWKDLFDLDVCTECGRCTAVCPASTTGKPLSPMHVILDLRDEMTRSGAVAPRLLAGAVVRPEALWACTTCLACMQACPVFIEHVPKIMELRRHLVMEQASLPETMGDALRSLEVRGHPFRGAALSRTAWADGVEVRRLAQGEGAEWLLWAGCAAALNERNHPVLRALLRALGAAGLEVGILGEEETCSGDPARRMGNEYLFQTLARQNIETLTRHGVRKIVTLCPHCYNTFRHEYPQLGGTYEVWHHTQLLAHLVHEGRLRPGRTTATVTFHDPCYLGRHNGEYEAPRRVLAAVAAGTVEMAQCREQGFCCGAGGGLYWVEERVGQRVSHVRTRQAAATGAGVVATACPFCLLMLEDAAAALESPTRPLDVAELVDRALTGGSETEMAEGS; encoded by the coding sequence ATGTACCTGCTGGCCTTCGTGGCGCTGGCGATCTTCGCCTACGGGGTGGTGCGGCATGTGCGCATGTGGCGCCGCGGCCGGCCCACCGCCCGGCTTCGCCCCGTGGGGCCGCGGCTGGTCGCGGTGGCCCGGCACGTGCTGGCCCACGGGCGGTTGCTGGTGGACCGGGTAGCCGGAGTCTACCACCTGGCCTTCTTCTGGGGGTTCCTCGTCCTCTTTGCCGGTACCACCGTCGTCTTCATCCATCAGGACCTCCACCTGCGGATCATGCAGGGGCCGTTCTACCTGTACTTCCAGTCGGCGACGCTGGACCTGATGGGACTGGCGGCAACGGCGGGGGTGGCAGCCGCGCTGGTGGTGCGTTACCTGCTGCGTCCGCCTCGCCTGCGCCGGGGCGTCCTGGCCGACGCGGTCATCCTTTGGCTGTTTGCCCTCATCCTGGTCAGCGGGTTCCTGGTGGAGGGGTTGCGCATCGTCGGCACCGCCGACCCCTGGGCGGCCTGGTCCCCCGCAGGCAACGCCGTGGCCCTCCTGGTGCGGGCGGTGGGGATGAGCCAGGCGGCGGTGCGTATGGGCCACGCCTGGATGTGGTGGGTCCACTTGATCCTGGCCATGGTCTTCATCGCCTACATCCCCTTCTCCAAGCTCTTCCACCTGGTGCTGGCTCCGCTGAACACCTACCTGCAGCCATTGAGCAACCCCGCCGCCGTTAGCCTCATCGACTTCGAGCGCAGCGAGCGCTTCGGGGCCTCCGCCTTCACCGACCTGACCTGGAAAGACCTGTTCGACCTGGACGTCTGCACGGAGTGCGGTCGCTGCACGGCCGTCTGTCCCGCCAGCACCACCGGCAAGCCGCTTTCGCCCATGCACGTCATCCTGGACCTGCGGGATGAGATGACCCGAAGCGGCGCCGTTGCGCCCCGCCTCCTGGCCGGGGCCGTGGTCAGGCCCGAGGCACTATGGGCGTGTACCACCTGCCTGGCCTGCATGCAGGCCTGCCCCGTCTTCATCGAGCACGTGCCCAAGATCATGGAGCTGCGGCGGCACCTGGTCATGGAGCAGGCCAGCCTCCCCGAGACCATGGGGGATGCGCTGCGCAGCCTGGAGGTGCGGGGCCACCCCTTCCGCGGGGCGGCGCTGTCCCGGACGGCCTGGGCGGACGGGGTGGAGGTGCGGCGGCTGGCGCAGGGGGAAGGGGCGGAATGGCTCCTGTGGGCGGGCTGCGCCGCCGCTCTGAACGAGCGGAATCACCCTGTGCTGCGGGCGCTGCTGCGGGCGCTGGGCGCGGCAGGCCTGGAGGTGGGCATCCTGGGAGAGGAGGAGACCTGCAGCGGCGACCCCGCGCGGCGCATGGGCAACGAGTACCTCTTCCAGACTCTGGCACGGCAGAACATCGAGACGCTGACGCGCCACGGCGTACGGAAGATCGTCACCCTCTGCCCGCACTGTTACAATACCTTCAGGCACGAGTACCCGCAGCTGGGAGGCACCTACGAGGTGTGGCACCACACGCAGCTGCTGGCGCATCTGGTGCACGAAGGCCGCCTCCGCCCCGGCCGCACCACCGCCACCGTGACCTTCCACGATCCCTGCTACCTGGGGCGGCACAACGGGGAGTACGAGGCGCCGCGCCGGGTGCTGGCCGCTGTCGCGGCGGGGACCGTGGAGATGGCCCAGTGCCGGGAGCAGGGCTTCTGCTGCGGTGCCGGCGGGGGGCTCTACTGGGTGGAGGAGCGGGTGGGGCAGCGGGTGAGCCACGTGCGCACGCGTCAGGCCGCAGCTACCGGGGCGGGGGTGGTGGCCACCGCCTGTCCGTTTTGCCTGCTGATGCTGGAGGACGCCGCCGCCGCCCTGGAGTCGCCCACCCGTCCCCTGGACGTGGCGGAGCTGGTGGACCGCGCCCTGACCGGGGGATCTGAGACGGAGATGGCGGAGGGTTCCTGA
- a CDS encoding Zn-ribbon domain-containing OB-fold protein produces the protein MVGERRSARRPGAKVSRLRRKMLQISPPRRRVPPAETPRRGHRPAGGAVRAAAGREREPIAPVVRDGLRATPLREEHLRSGAVSLERWEPQLVYRWDTGLAIGRFLDGLRAGKILGVRCDRCHRTVTPPRAFCEWCFKPVDAWVELADTGTINTFSICTVTWDMQPLAVPQVPAVIEIDGTQPRVGFLHLIGGLNAQTVEGIRQEVRVGQRVRAVWKSEAQRSGAITDILYFTPV, from the coding sequence ATGGTCGGCGAGCGGCGTAGTGCGCGGCGGCCGGGCGCGAAGGTGTCGCGGCTGCGCAGGAAGATGCTGCAGATCTCTCCACCGCGGCGGAGGGTGCCCCCGGCGGAGACTCCGCGGCGGGGGCATCGCCCGGCTGGTGGCGCCGTGCGCGCCGCCGCGGGCCGGGAGCGGGAGCCGATCGCCCCGGTGGTGCGGGACGGGCTGCGGGCCACCCCGCTGCGGGAAGAGCACCTGCGCAGCGGTGCGGTCAGCCTGGAGCGGTGGGAGCCGCAGCTGGTCTACCGCTGGGACACCGGCCTGGCTATCGGCCGCTTCCTGGACGGGCTGCGGGCGGGGAAGATCCTGGGCGTACGCTGCGACCGGTGCCACCGCACGGTCACGCCGCCGCGGGCGTTCTGCGAGTGGTGCTTCAAGCCCGTGGACGCCTGGGTGGAGCTGGCGGATACCGGCACCATCAACACCTTCTCCATCTGCACCGTCACCTGGGACATGCAGCCACTGGCGGTGCCTCAGGTGCCCGCCGTCATCGAGATCGACGGGACGCAGCCGCGGGTCGGCTTCCTCCACCTGATCGGCGGCCTGAACGCTCAGACCGTGGAGGGCATCCGTCAGGAGGTCCGCGTGGGCCAGCGGGTGCGAGCGGTGTGGAAGTCGGAGGCGCAGCGGAGCGGCGCCATCACGGACATCCTGTACTTTACGCCGGTGTAG
- a CDS encoding 3-hydroxybutyryl-CoA dehydrogenase, which translates to MTIQRVGVVGCGLMGSGIAEVCARAGYRVVVREVSQELLERGLERIEASMQRAVARGKLDAERAKQAREAIRGTLLLRDLADSDLVIEAVIEQMAEKQAVLRELDGLCPGHTIFASNTSSLSITEMASATQRPDRVVGMHFFNPVPVMALVEVVRGLLTSEETLQTARAFAESLGKTVVLAKDYPGFIVNLLLVPFLLDAVRALEMGLATREDIDRAVTLGLNHPMGPLTLLDLVGLDTTYYIAEAMYAEFKDPRYAPPPLLKKMVLAGHLGRKSGRGFYTYSP; encoded by the coding sequence ATGACCATTCAGCGCGTGGGTGTGGTTGGCTGCGGCCTGATGGGCTCGGGCATCGCCGAGGTGTGCGCCCGGGCGGGCTACCGGGTGGTGGTGCGCGAGGTGAGCCAGGAACTGCTGGAGCGGGGGCTGGAGCGGATCGAGGCGTCTATGCAGCGCGCGGTCGCCCGGGGGAAGCTGGACGCGGAGCGGGCCAAGCAGGCGCGGGAGGCCATCCGGGGGACCCTGCTCCTGCGCGACCTGGCCGACAGCGACCTGGTCATCGAAGCGGTCATCGAGCAGATGGCGGAGAAGCAGGCGGTCCTCCGCGAGCTGGACGGACTCTGCCCGGGGCACACCATCTTCGCCTCCAACACCTCCTCGCTGTCCATCACCGAGATGGCGTCGGCCACGCAGCGGCCCGACCGCGTGGTGGGCATGCACTTCTTCAACCCGGTGCCTGTGATGGCGCTGGTGGAGGTGGTGCGCGGCCTGCTCACCTCCGAGGAGACCCTGCAGACGGCGCGGGCCTTCGCCGAATCCCTGGGCAAGACCGTGGTGCTGGCCAAGGACTACCCGGGGTTTATCGTCAACCTGCTGCTGGTCCCGTTCCTCCTGGATGCGGTGCGTGCCCTGGAGATGGGCCTGGCCACCCGGGAGGATATCGACCGCGCGGTCACCCTGGGTCTGAACCATCCCATGGGGCCGCTGACGCTGCTGGATTTGGTCGGCCTGGACACCACATACTACATCGCCGAGGCCATGTACGCGGAATTCAAGGACCCGCGCTACGCTCCCCCGCCGTTGCTGAAGAAGATGGTTCTGGCCGGTCACCTGGGCCGGAAGTCCGGCCGCGGCTTCTACACGTACAGCCCCTGA